A portion of the Panthera tigris isolate Pti1 chromosome E1, P.tigris_Pti1_mat1.1, whole genome shotgun sequence genome contains these proteins:
- the ARMC7 gene encoding armadillo repeat-containing protein 7 isoform X4, with product MAQKPKVDPHVGRLGYLQALVTEFQETESQDAKEQVLANLANFAYDPSNYQYLRQLQVLDLFLDSLSEENENLVEFAIAKIPNPQNSSFPSLESLHGVIGRVDFSCIYCA from the exons ATGGCCCAGAAGCCGAAGGTTGACCCCCACGTCGGGCGCCTGGGATACCTGCAGGCACTGGTCACGGAATTCCAAGAGACGGAGAGCCAAG ACGCCAAGGAGCAAGTACTGGCCAACCTCGCCAACTTCGCCTATGACCCCAGTAACTACCAGTATCTGCGGCAGCTGCAGGTCCTTGATTTATTCCTCGATTCGCTGTCGGAGGAGAATGAAAACCTGGTGGAGTTTGCTATTG ccaaa ATCCCTAATCCCCAGAATAGTAGCTTTCCCAGCCTTGAATCCCTCCATGGGGTTATCGGCAGAGTAGATTTCTCTTGTATTTATTGTGCGTGA
- the SLC16A5 gene encoding monocarboxylate transporter 6 isoform X1, with protein sequence MPQVLERAEGCWAWVVLLASLVTQGLTLGFPTCTGIFFTELQHEFQASNSETSWFPSILTAMLHAGGPLCSILVGRFGCRVTVMLGGALASLGMVASSFCHTLSQLYLTAGFITGLGMCFSFQSSITVLGFYFSRHRALANALASVGVSLGITLWPLLSRYLLENLGWRGTFLIFGGVLLHCCVCGAILRPVATSTAPETKEGPPPPSKTSAPGCLAACGAAIQRHLAFDILRHNAGYRVFTLGVMWMILGFPLPHVFLVPYATRHGVDEHKAALLISIIGFSNIFLRPVAGLLAGRRDFAGHRKYLFSLAALLNGLTNLVCAASADFRVLVVYCLVYSVSMSGIGALLFQVLMDIVPMDRFSSALGLFTILESISILTSPPLAGLLLDTTNNFSYVFYMSSFFLISAALFMGGSFCVLQKKERQGRPAEAEGAVTEVASERGLTVEDPRGSEKQLYTEITYVTSV encoded by the exons ATGCCCCAGGTCCTGGAGCGTGCAGAGGGCTGCTGGGCCTGGGTAGTGCTGCTGGCCTCCCTGGTGACCCAGGGCCTCACCCTGGGCTTCCCCACATGCACTGGCATCTTCTTCACTGAACTGCAGCATGAGTTCCAGGCCAGCAACAGTGAGACCTCCTGGTTCCCCTCCATCCTGACAGCCATGCTCCACGCTGGGG GACCCCTATGCAGCATCCTGGTGGGACGCTTTGGCTGCAGAGTGACGGTGATGCTGGGGGGCGCACTGGCCAGCCTCGGCATGGTGGCCAGCTCCTTCTGCCACACCCTTAGCCAGCTCTACCTCACGGCAGGATTCATCACAG GCCTGGGCATGTGCTTCAGCTTCCAGTCGAGCATCACGGTGCTGGGCTTCTACTTCTCCCGCCACCGGGCACTGGCCAACGCACTGGCTTCAGTGGGCGTCTCCCTGGGCATCACGCTCTGGCCACTGCTCTCCCGCTACCTCCTGGAGAACCTGGGCTGGAGAGGCACTTTCCTCATCTTCGGCGGGGTCCTTCTCCACTGCTGCGTCTGCGGGGCCATCCTGAGGCCTGTGGCCACCAGCACGGCCCCTGAGACCAAAGAAGGCCCCCCTCCACCTTCCAAGACATCTGCACCTGGCTGCCTGGCAGCGTGCGGTGCGGCCATCCAGCGCCACCTGGCCTTCGACATCCTGCGGCACAACGCGGGCTACCGAGTGTTCACGCTGGGCGTTATGTGGATGATCCTGGGCTTCCCGCTGCCTCACGTCTTCCTGGTGCCATACGCCACGCGGCATGGGGTGGACGAGCACAAGGCGGCCCTGCTCATCTCCATCATCGGCTTCAGCAACATCTTCCTACGGCCCGTGGCTGGGCTGCTGGCAGGCCGGCGGGACTTTGCTGGCCACCGGAAGTACCTGTTCAGCCTGGCAGCCCTGCTCAATGGCCTCACCAACCTGGTGTGTGCAGCGTCGGCGGACTTCCGGGTGTTGGTGGTCTACTGCTTGGTGTACAGCGTGTCCATGAGTGGCATTGGTGCCCTCCTCTTCCAGGTGCTCATGGACATTGTGCCCATGGATCGGTTCTCCAGCGCCCTGGGCCTCTTCACCATCCTGGAGAGCATCTCCATCCTTACCTCCCCGCCACTGGCTG GGCTCCTCCTCGACACCACCAACAACTTTAGCTACGTTTTCTACATGTCAAGCTTCTTCCTCATATCAGCTGCCCTCTTCATGGGTGGCAGCTTCTGTGTCCTGCAGAAGAAGGAGAGGCAAGGCAGGCCGGCCGAGGCCGAAGGAGCCGTCACAGAAGTTGCCTCAGAGCGAGGCCTCACAGTGGAGGACCCACGTGGTTCCGAGAAGCAGCTGTACACCGAGATCACATATGTGACCAGCGTCTGA
- the SLC16A5 gene encoding monocarboxylate transporter 6 isoform X3 encodes MPQVLERAEGCWAWVVLLASLVTQGLTLGFPTCTGIFFTELQHEFQASNSETSWFPSILTAMLHAGGPLCSILVGRFGCRVTVMLGGALASLGMVASSFCHTLSQLYLTAGFITGLGMCFSFQSSITVLGFYFSRHRALANALASVGVSLGITLWPLLSRYLLENLGWRGTFLIFGGVLLHCCVCGAILRPVATSTAPETKEGPPPPSKTSAPGCLAACGAAIQRHLAFDILRHNAGYRVFTLGVMWMILGFPLPHVFLVPYATRHGVDEHKAALLISIIGFSNIFLRPVAGLLAGRRDFAGHRKYLFSLAALLNGLTNLVLMDIVPMDRFSSALGLFTILESISILTSPPLAGLLLDTTNNFSYVFYMSSFFLISAALFMGGSFCVLQKKERQGRPAEAEGAVTEVASERGLTVEDPRGSEKQLYTEITYVTSV; translated from the exons ATGCCCCAGGTCCTGGAGCGTGCAGAGGGCTGCTGGGCCTGGGTAGTGCTGCTGGCCTCCCTGGTGACCCAGGGCCTCACCCTGGGCTTCCCCACATGCACTGGCATCTTCTTCACTGAACTGCAGCATGAGTTCCAGGCCAGCAACAGTGAGACCTCCTGGTTCCCCTCCATCCTGACAGCCATGCTCCACGCTGGGG GACCCCTATGCAGCATCCTGGTGGGACGCTTTGGCTGCAGAGTGACGGTGATGCTGGGGGGCGCACTGGCCAGCCTCGGCATGGTGGCCAGCTCCTTCTGCCACACCCTTAGCCAGCTCTACCTCACGGCAGGATTCATCACAG GCCTGGGCATGTGCTTCAGCTTCCAGTCGAGCATCACGGTGCTGGGCTTCTACTTCTCCCGCCACCGGGCACTGGCCAACGCACTGGCTTCAGTGGGCGTCTCCCTGGGCATCACGCTCTGGCCACTGCTCTCCCGCTACCTCCTGGAGAACCTGGGCTGGAGAGGCACTTTCCTCATCTTCGGCGGGGTCCTTCTCCACTGCTGCGTCTGCGGGGCCATCCTGAGGCCTGTGGCCACCAGCACGGCCCCTGAGACCAAAGAAGGCCCCCCTCCACCTTCCAAGACATCTGCACCTGGCTGCCTGGCAGCGTGCGGTGCGGCCATCCAGCGCCACCTGGCCTTCGACATCCTGCGGCACAACGCGGGCTACCGAGTGTTCACGCTGGGCGTTATGTGGATGATCCTGGGCTTCCCGCTGCCTCACGTCTTCCTGGTGCCATACGCCACGCGGCATGGGGTGGACGAGCACAAGGCGGCCCTGCTCATCTCCATCATCGGCTTCAGCAACATCTTCCTACGGCCCGTGGCTGGGCTGCTGGCAGGCCGGCGGGACTTTGCTGGCCACCGGAAGTACCTGTTCAGCCTGGCAGCCCTGCTCAATGGCCTCACCAACCTG GTGCTCATGGACATTGTGCCCATGGATCGGTTCTCCAGCGCCCTGGGCCTCTTCACCATCCTGGAGAGCATCTCCATCCTTACCTCCCCGCCACTGGCTG GGCTCCTCCTCGACACCACCAACAACTTTAGCTACGTTTTCTACATGTCAAGCTTCTTCCTCATATCAGCTGCCCTCTTCATGGGTGGCAGCTTCTGTGTCCTGCAGAAGAAGGAGAGGCAAGGCAGGCCGGCCGAGGCCGAAGGAGCCGTCACAGAAGTTGCCTCAGAGCGAGGCCTCACAGTGGAGGACCCACGTGGTTCCGAGAAGCAGCTGTACACCGAGATCACATATGTGACCAGCGTCTGA
- the ARMC7 gene encoding armadillo repeat-containing protein 7 isoform X3, with amino-acid sequence MAQKPKVDPHVGRLGYLQALVTEFQETESQDAKEQVLANLANFAYDPSNYQYLRQLQEASATCVQTGPTRSTSCRQGASPSSSTACPVPTRRPCCPLSPQSCT; translated from the exons ATGGCCCAGAAGCCGAAGGTTGACCCCCACGTCGGGCGCCTGGGATACCTGCAGGCACTGGTCACGGAATTCCAAGAGACGGAGAGCCAAG ACGCCAAGGAGCAAGTACTGGCCAACCTCGCCAACTTCGCCTATGACCCCAGTAACTACCAGTATCTGCGGCAGCTGCAG gAGGCCTCTGCAACCTGTGTCCAGACAGGGCCAACAAGGAGCACATCCTGCAGACAGGGGGCATCCCCCTCATCATCAACTGCCTGTCCAGTCCCAACGAGGAGACCGTGCTGTCCGCTGTCACCACAATCATGTACCTGA
- the SLC16A5 gene encoding monocarboxylate transporter 6 isoform X2, with amino-acid sequence MVPSTKERPLPCWDRIGAKAPSPISALLCLTLLEWTCRPGSQITPGPGLACLPGNTGPLCSILVGRFGCRVTVMLGGALASLGMVASSFCHTLSQLYLTAGFITGLGMCFSFQSSITVLGFYFSRHRALANALASVGVSLGITLWPLLSRYLLENLGWRGTFLIFGGVLLHCCVCGAILRPVATSTAPETKEGPPPPSKTSAPGCLAACGAAIQRHLAFDILRHNAGYRVFTLGVMWMILGFPLPHVFLVPYATRHGVDEHKAALLISIIGFSNIFLRPVAGLLAGRRDFAGHRKYLFSLAALLNGLTNLVCAASADFRVLVVYCLVYSVSMSGIGALLFQVLMDIVPMDRFSSALGLFTILESISILTSPPLAGLLLDTTNNFSYVFYMSSFFLISAALFMGGSFCVLQKKERQGRPAEAEGAVTEVASERGLTVEDPRGSEKQLYTEITYVTSV; translated from the exons ATGGTGCCCAGTACAAAGGAAAGACCACTTCCCTGCTGGGACAGAATTGGAGCCAAAGCACCCAGCCCcatctctgctctgctctgcttgaCTCTCCTGGAATGGACCTGTCGGCCAGGAAGCCAGATCACCCCTGGTCCTGGCCTTGCCTGCCTCCCAGGGAACACAG GACCCCTATGCAGCATCCTGGTGGGACGCTTTGGCTGCAGAGTGACGGTGATGCTGGGGGGCGCACTGGCCAGCCTCGGCATGGTGGCCAGCTCCTTCTGCCACACCCTTAGCCAGCTCTACCTCACGGCAGGATTCATCACAG GCCTGGGCATGTGCTTCAGCTTCCAGTCGAGCATCACGGTGCTGGGCTTCTACTTCTCCCGCCACCGGGCACTGGCCAACGCACTGGCTTCAGTGGGCGTCTCCCTGGGCATCACGCTCTGGCCACTGCTCTCCCGCTACCTCCTGGAGAACCTGGGCTGGAGAGGCACTTTCCTCATCTTCGGCGGGGTCCTTCTCCACTGCTGCGTCTGCGGGGCCATCCTGAGGCCTGTGGCCACCAGCACGGCCCCTGAGACCAAAGAAGGCCCCCCTCCACCTTCCAAGACATCTGCACCTGGCTGCCTGGCAGCGTGCGGTGCGGCCATCCAGCGCCACCTGGCCTTCGACATCCTGCGGCACAACGCGGGCTACCGAGTGTTCACGCTGGGCGTTATGTGGATGATCCTGGGCTTCCCGCTGCCTCACGTCTTCCTGGTGCCATACGCCACGCGGCATGGGGTGGACGAGCACAAGGCGGCCCTGCTCATCTCCATCATCGGCTTCAGCAACATCTTCCTACGGCCCGTGGCTGGGCTGCTGGCAGGCCGGCGGGACTTTGCTGGCCACCGGAAGTACCTGTTCAGCCTGGCAGCCCTGCTCAATGGCCTCACCAACCTGGTGTGTGCAGCGTCGGCGGACTTCCGGGTGTTGGTGGTCTACTGCTTGGTGTACAGCGTGTCCATGAGTGGCATTGGTGCCCTCCTCTTCCAGGTGCTCATGGACATTGTGCCCATGGATCGGTTCTCCAGCGCCCTGGGCCTCTTCACCATCCTGGAGAGCATCTCCATCCTTACCTCCCCGCCACTGGCTG GGCTCCTCCTCGACACCACCAACAACTTTAGCTACGTTTTCTACATGTCAAGCTTCTTCCTCATATCAGCTGCCCTCTTCATGGGTGGCAGCTTCTGTGTCCTGCAGAAGAAGGAGAGGCAAGGCAGGCCGGCCGAGGCCGAAGGAGCCGTCACAGAAGTTGCCTCAGAGCGAGGCCTCACAGTGGAGGACCCACGTGGTTCCGAGAAGCAGCTGTACACCGAGATCACATATGTGACCAGCGTCTGA
- the SLC16A5 gene encoding monocarboxylate transporter 6 isoform X5: MVPSTKERPLPCWDRIGAKAPSPISALLCLTLLEWTCRPGSQITPGPGLACLPGNTGLGMCFSFQSSITVLGFYFSRHRALANALASVGVSLGITLWPLLSRYLLENLGWRGTFLIFGGVLLHCCVCGAILRPVATSTAPETKEGPPPPSKTSAPGCLAACGAAIQRHLAFDILRHNAGYRVFTLGVMWMILGFPLPHVFLVPYATRHGVDEHKAALLISIIGFSNIFLRPVAGLLAGRRDFAGHRKYLFSLAALLNGLTNLVCAASADFRVLVVYCLVYSVSMSGIGALLFQVLMDIVPMDRFSSALGLFTILESISILTSPPLAGLLLDTTNNFSYVFYMSSFFLISAALFMGGSFCVLQKKERQGRPAEAEGAVTEVASERGLTVEDPRGSEKQLYTEITYVTSV, from the exons ATGGTGCCCAGTACAAAGGAAAGACCACTTCCCTGCTGGGACAGAATTGGAGCCAAAGCACCCAGCCCcatctctgctctgctctgcttgaCTCTCCTGGAATGGACCTGTCGGCCAGGAAGCCAGATCACCCCTGGTCCTGGCCTTGCCTGCCTCCCAGGGAACACAG GCCTGGGCATGTGCTTCAGCTTCCAGTCGAGCATCACGGTGCTGGGCTTCTACTTCTCCCGCCACCGGGCACTGGCCAACGCACTGGCTTCAGTGGGCGTCTCCCTGGGCATCACGCTCTGGCCACTGCTCTCCCGCTACCTCCTGGAGAACCTGGGCTGGAGAGGCACTTTCCTCATCTTCGGCGGGGTCCTTCTCCACTGCTGCGTCTGCGGGGCCATCCTGAGGCCTGTGGCCACCAGCACGGCCCCTGAGACCAAAGAAGGCCCCCCTCCACCTTCCAAGACATCTGCACCTGGCTGCCTGGCAGCGTGCGGTGCGGCCATCCAGCGCCACCTGGCCTTCGACATCCTGCGGCACAACGCGGGCTACCGAGTGTTCACGCTGGGCGTTATGTGGATGATCCTGGGCTTCCCGCTGCCTCACGTCTTCCTGGTGCCATACGCCACGCGGCATGGGGTGGACGAGCACAAGGCGGCCCTGCTCATCTCCATCATCGGCTTCAGCAACATCTTCCTACGGCCCGTGGCTGGGCTGCTGGCAGGCCGGCGGGACTTTGCTGGCCACCGGAAGTACCTGTTCAGCCTGGCAGCCCTGCTCAATGGCCTCACCAACCTGGTGTGTGCAGCGTCGGCGGACTTCCGGGTGTTGGTGGTCTACTGCTTGGTGTACAGCGTGTCCATGAGTGGCATTGGTGCCCTCCTCTTCCAGGTGCTCATGGACATTGTGCCCATGGATCGGTTCTCCAGCGCCCTGGGCCTCTTCACCATCCTGGAGAGCATCTCCATCCTTACCTCCCCGCCACTGGCTG GGCTCCTCCTCGACACCACCAACAACTTTAGCTACGTTTTCTACATGTCAAGCTTCTTCCTCATATCAGCTGCCCTCTTCATGGGTGGCAGCTTCTGTGTCCTGCAGAAGAAGGAGAGGCAAGGCAGGCCGGCCGAGGCCGAAGGAGCCGTCACAGAAGTTGCCTCAGAGCGAGGCCTCACAGTGGAGGACCCACGTGGTTCCGAGAAGCAGCTGTACACCGAGATCACATATGTGACCAGCGTCTGA
- the SLC16A5 gene encoding monocarboxylate transporter 6 isoform X4 — MPQVLERAEGCWAWVVLLASLVTQGLTLGFPTCTGIFFTELQHEFQASNSETSWFPSILTAMLHAGGPLCSILVGRFGCRVTVMLGGALASLGMVASSFCHTLSQLYLTAGFITGLGMCFSFQSSITVLGFYFSRHRALANALASVGVSLGITLWPLLSRYLLENLGWRGTFLIFGGVLLHCCVCGAILRPVATSTAPETKEGPPPPSKTSAPGCLAACGAAIQRHLAFDILRHNAGYRVFTLGVMWMILGFPLPHVFLVPYATRHGVDEHKAALLISIIGFSNIFLRPVAGLLAGRRDFAGHRKYLFSLAALLNGLTNLVCAASADFRVLVVYCLVYSVSMSGIGALLFQGSSSTPPTTLATFSTCQASSSYQLPSSWVAASVSCRRRRGKAGRPRPKEPSQKLPQSEASQWRTHVVPRSSCTPRSHM; from the exons ATGCCCCAGGTCCTGGAGCGTGCAGAGGGCTGCTGGGCCTGGGTAGTGCTGCTGGCCTCCCTGGTGACCCAGGGCCTCACCCTGGGCTTCCCCACATGCACTGGCATCTTCTTCACTGAACTGCAGCATGAGTTCCAGGCCAGCAACAGTGAGACCTCCTGGTTCCCCTCCATCCTGACAGCCATGCTCCACGCTGGGG GACCCCTATGCAGCATCCTGGTGGGACGCTTTGGCTGCAGAGTGACGGTGATGCTGGGGGGCGCACTGGCCAGCCTCGGCATGGTGGCCAGCTCCTTCTGCCACACCCTTAGCCAGCTCTACCTCACGGCAGGATTCATCACAG GCCTGGGCATGTGCTTCAGCTTCCAGTCGAGCATCACGGTGCTGGGCTTCTACTTCTCCCGCCACCGGGCACTGGCCAACGCACTGGCTTCAGTGGGCGTCTCCCTGGGCATCACGCTCTGGCCACTGCTCTCCCGCTACCTCCTGGAGAACCTGGGCTGGAGAGGCACTTTCCTCATCTTCGGCGGGGTCCTTCTCCACTGCTGCGTCTGCGGGGCCATCCTGAGGCCTGTGGCCACCAGCACGGCCCCTGAGACCAAAGAAGGCCCCCCTCCACCTTCCAAGACATCTGCACCTGGCTGCCTGGCAGCGTGCGGTGCGGCCATCCAGCGCCACCTGGCCTTCGACATCCTGCGGCACAACGCGGGCTACCGAGTGTTCACGCTGGGCGTTATGTGGATGATCCTGGGCTTCCCGCTGCCTCACGTCTTCCTGGTGCCATACGCCACGCGGCATGGGGTGGACGAGCACAAGGCGGCCCTGCTCATCTCCATCATCGGCTTCAGCAACATCTTCCTACGGCCCGTGGCTGGGCTGCTGGCAGGCCGGCGGGACTTTGCTGGCCACCGGAAGTACCTGTTCAGCCTGGCAGCCCTGCTCAATGGCCTCACCAACCTGGTGTGTGCAGCGTCGGCGGACTTCCGGGTGTTGGTGGTCTACTGCTTGGTGTACAGCGTGTCCATGAGTGGCATTGGTGCCCTCCTCTTCCAG GGCTCCTCCTCGACACCACCAACAACTTTAGCTACGTTTTCTACATGTCAAGCTTCTTCCTCATATCAGCTGCCCTCTTCATGGGTGGCAGCTTCTGTGTCCTGCAGAAGAAGGAGAGGCAAGGCAGGCCGGCCGAGGCCGAAGGAGCCGTCACAGAAGTTGCCTCAGAGCGAGGCCTCACAGTGGAGGACCCACGTGGTTCCGAGAAGCAGCTGTACACCGAGATCACATATGTGA
- the NT5C gene encoding 5'(3')-deoxyribonucleotidase, cytosolic type — protein MAARRARPVRVLVDMDGVLADFEAGLLRGFRRRFPGEPHVALEKRRGFLAREQYRALRPDLADKVASVYEAPGFFLDLEPIPGALEALQEMNNMQDTEVFICTSPLTKYEHCVAEKYRWVENHLGPQFVERIILTRDKTVVLGDLLIDDKDTIRGQEETPSWEHILFTCCHNQHLALPPTRRRLLSWSDNWREIIDSKRGDRDSG, from the exons ATGGCGGCGCGGCGCGCACGGCCGGTGCGGGTGCTGGTGGACATGGATGGCGTGCTGGCCGACTTCGAGGCCGGCCTCCTGCGGGGCTTCCGCCGCCGGTTCCCCGGGGAGCCGCACGTGGCGCTGGAAAAGCGCCGCGGCTTCCTCGCCCGCGAGCAGTACCGAGCCCTGCGGCCAGACCTGGCG GACAAAGTGGCCAGTGTGTATGAAGCCCCAGGCTTTTTCCTAGACTTGGAGCCTATCCCTGGAGCCTTGGAAGCCCTGCAGGAGATGAACAACATGCAGGA CACCGAAGTCTTCATCTGCACCAGCCCTCTGACGAAGTATGAACACTGTGTGGCCGAGAAG TACCGCTGGGTGGAGAATCACCTGGGGCCACAGTTTGTGGAGCGCATTATCCTGACGAGGGACAAGACGGTGGTCTTGGGGGACCTGCTCATTGACGACAAGGACACCATTCGAG GCCAAGAGGAGACCCCAAGCTGGGAGCACATTTTGTTCACCTGCTGCCACAACCAGCACCTCGCCCTGCCCCCCACAAGGAGACGGCTGCTCTCCTGGAGTGACAACTGGAGGGAGATCATAGACAGCAAGCGGGGGGACCGGGACAGTGGGTAG
- the ARMC7 gene encoding armadillo repeat-containing protein 7 isoform X1 has translation MAQKPKVDPHVGRLGYLQALVTEFQETESQDAKEQVLANLANFAYDPSNYQYLRQLQVLDLFLDSLSEENENLVEFAIGGLCNLCPDRANKEHILQTGGIPLIINCLSSPNEETVLSAVTTIMYLSSPGSASHPELTAMPVVQCMLRFSLSANTRLRNLAQIFLEDFCSPSQVAEARSWRAHSALGIPLPRTEALQQP, from the exons ATGGCCCAGAAGCCGAAGGTTGACCCCCACGTCGGGCGCCTGGGATACCTGCAGGCACTGGTCACGGAATTCCAAGAGACGGAGAGCCAAG ACGCCAAGGAGCAAGTACTGGCCAACCTCGCCAACTTCGCCTATGACCCCAGTAACTACCAGTATCTGCGGCAGCTGCAGGTCCTTGATTTATTCCTCGATTCGCTGTCGGAGGAGAATGAAAACCTGGTGGAGTTTGCTATTG gAGGCCTCTGCAACCTGTGTCCAGACAGGGCCAACAAGGAGCACATCCTGCAGACAGGGGGCATCCCCCTCATCATCAACTGCCTGTCCAGTCCCAACGAGGAGACCGTGCTGTCCGCTGTCACCACAATCATGTACCTGAGCTCCCCAGGCTCTGCCTCCCACCCTGAGCTGACTGCCATGCCCGTGGTACAGTGCATGCTGCGCTTCTCTCTCTCGGCCAACACCAGGCTCCGGAACCTGGCCCAGATCTTCCTCGAAGACTTCTGTTCCCCAAGCCAGGTGGCGGAAGCCCGTAGCTGGCGGGCTCACTCTGCCCTGGGTATCCCACTGCCAAGGACTGAGGCCCTGCAGCAGCCCTGA